The genomic DNA AGGACAAGCATTGCCCACATGATCCTACGAATCCCCCGACTCCCACGATATCTCCTactttgaatttcttcacttctGAACCAAATTCCATTACTTCTCCCACAACTTCATGCCTTGGCACACGTCCACTCAAGAATTCAGTAAACACAATTTATCAATTACAGTAGTTTCAAATGGTAGAAGAGAAAGGAGCCTACCCTGGGACCAAAGGGTATGTTGGCGGATGAACCTCACTCCTTATTTGATGAAGATCAGTATGGTTATGGTCCATTCCACAGAACAAAACTTTGAACAACACATCTTCAGGTTCCACTTTCCTGTTTTACGAAGAAATAGAAACATCAGCTAATTGTACATTTGTgagaaaattaatgaaatataaaataatataagaaaaataaaattatatatgcaaataatgaTGCTGTGACATTCTTAAGAAGTCTtagataaacaaaatatataagaaatattagatttatatatatatttgacatcATTTAAAGATGTTAAGATAACACTGATTAATAATATGTGAACTTTTTAAATTGTCTGAGATATAAGGATGTTATTggtatatataatactattcatgGAGGGAAGTGAAACCTGAGAGGGGAAGGAAAATGGCGCGAGGTGTCCAGGTGGGTCTCTAGCTGCCCAACCGGTGACTCTTTTTCCCACAATATCAGTTTGCTTCAGTTCAATCTATatggaaaaatgaaaagaacAGAAGAGAGAATATGAATACGTGCTGCATCATTTCAGATTATATAGCCGTGGATCATGCTTCTGTAGctcaaataatgaataaaatattaaaggatGCAGGAcattcaaaccaaaataaaacataaaatattagtGATTTATTTCAGGAGTAATAAAATTAGTAgagtattcaaaattttaaggaaaatgtttacgtttaaatttttattatatctgtaaaattctaatttaatacaataattatgagtttgattattgtattcaaaatttattcgtctaatcaatttaaatagggttaagaaaaaaaaaaaaccataatcttataaaataggccaaaggacttatttctaTCCAAAGtatcttatttttctaaatttctattttttaattttaaaatctcaaatatctactcatagatagttaaaattaacataaccttaaccctttaaaatttaatctactttcccccctaaaccctaaaaactaaaagtttttttcctaagccaagttttaaaaaatgacattttctcccctaaagtttagttttcaatctctgacGTCAAATCTAATGTCATTGCTGGTGACGAAGAGTCTCCAACGTATCACTATACTCTGATGGTCTCTTTCCTCTCCTTTGGAACTCTGACCACTAAAGATTTTGTCtggaaaaatgaagaagaagatctCCTCTTCATTTGAGAAGACATTTGGaaagacaaagagcttcatcTTTTCGAAGAGGGGAGAGAAACCGTCAAAGCATGGTGATATATCAAGGACTTTTTATTGCCAGCGATGACATCAGATTTGACGTCAgagatttgaaaactaaaccctagagagagaaatattattttttaaaacttaacctaaataaaaaacttttagtttttaagatttaaagggGAAacagagattaaattttagtttatttttaatattacatataaaatgatgattttatccttaaaattattaaatttaactttttatagatagatgtttgagattttcataattaaaaaaataaatatttgaaaaaataggaTACTTTGATGGTAATAATTCCTTTggctaataaaatattatcaaaagaatttaaatttttacattcATCCATAAAATGCGGCGGTTGAAATAATTTGCaattaagaaattgaaaattgttgacactgaaaaagaaaatattaccaGGGAAGTAGGAGGCACGAAAATGAGGTCACAGTGTAGATCTTATAACGACATAGCAAAATTAAATAGACTCAAAaagcgagagagagagagagaacagaATGATCTCCAACTAACTCAACAATGGAAACTACAGTCCTCCACTCTACCTTCCGCCTCACCACGTTTCCCTCTCTCACTCACTCTACACGATTCAAGCGACTCAACTCACTCAGATTCAAGCCCTTTCCCCTTTCTTTTTCACTCAGACACCGTCCTCTTACTTGCTTTGCTGAGGCTCACAATCACCGCCAACACCAGCTGCATCATCATGATCACCACCAcgaccacgaccaccaccatgATGATAATTGCGCGGAGCTGAGCGGGCCACAGAAAGCGGTGATTAAATTTGCTAAAGCCACAAGGTGGTTGGATTTAGCGAATTTCTTGAGAGAGCATTTGCACCTTTGTTGCTCTGCCACTGCTTTGTTTTTAGCTGCCGCAGCTTGTCCTTGTTTGTTGCCCAAGCCTGCGGTTAAGCCTGTACAGAATGCTTTTATCTTCCTTGCTTTTCCTCTAGTTGGGGTAAGCATTTCCTTTTaattatttccttttttcttaatttcgGCATTTCAACTGATAATTTGGGGCTTTGATTGAGATTTTATGTCAGCCTGTTGTAGTTTGAATATGAATTACATGTTTTCTACTTGTTCATTTTTACTTGTACAAGTTTATCAGACGAGCCTCACtatgttattgttttataaCGTGTGTTTTAGCATATAAGCTTCTTTCTTCTGGGAAATGATTATGTGCTTCCTTGTTTATGGGAATTACATGTCATGCTTAGCGTGGTcagaagaaattgttagtttgtcGGTTGAATATGGGTGAATGATGAGAAATTTGATTACATCAACCAAGTTTTTGTGAACTATCGCTTACTATTTtgatgttcttttttttttggtatgtaTCTCTCTCTTGACCATAATAATCTGGTACTCTGGAAAGGTGGTTTatgtaattgatttatttttgttgaagcTTAAACACTGTTGCTGAGTCCTCATTAGCTTGGGTCAAGTAGGCAGGCACTTTAACTTTTACCATATCCAAGTTTAACATGTGGTTTTTTGTTCAAATCATGTTGTTGTGATATTAACTTATAGTGAATTGTCTATGGACCCACTATCTTGAGCTTTTGAGCCAAATGGTTACTTAAAATTCTAttaagatttcatttttttggtttatcAAAAAGGTTCTCTGTATGCACCTGAATGTTTAGAATGTTTTTCCTTCCATATTTtaagaatcttttttttttggttaaatccTTATATTTTAAGAATCTTTTCTCTATATAAATTTGTAGGATCGCTGACATGTTGTGATATTTTCTTGAGGACCTGATTTCTTTAAAAAGGTCTAGAGTACAAGTTTGagtattttctttgtttcataTAGTTCTATTCTTGATGCATGTCAGGTCTCAGCCTCACTTGATGCTATTACTGTTATTGCTGGTGGAAAAGTAAACATCCACGTACTGATGGCTCTTGCAGCCTTTGCATCAATATTTATGGGAAGCTCCTTGGAAGGAGGACTACTTCTTGCAATGTTCAATCTTGCTCACATTGGTAAGCACTTCAAACTTGAGGATTGGCAAACAGTTCATGTGAAAAGTTAAGTATCATGTATTCTGTTTGTGTAGCTGAAGAGATTTTCACCAGCCGCTCAATGGTGGACGTTAAAGAGTTGAAGGAAAATTATCCAGATTCTGCTCTTGTGCTCAATGTTAATGATGAAAATGTACCAGATATATCTGATTTGGCCTATAGAAGTATTCCTGTGCATGATGTGGAAGTTGGCTCATATATTTTGGTTGGAGCTGGTGAGGTCTGTGAAAACATATGTATCACTTTTTCCTCTGTTATGGCAGCACTTCTTCAATATCAGTTCATGTTATTAATTTGGCGCTTATATATGAAATTAGGTATTTATGTTTGTTCATTGCATCTTGAAATTTGTTCAGTCAACTGATTTCGGCTTTTATCTTGGTGATATTTCTTTCTTGCTTATGTAGTAACCACCTTTTCCAACTCTTTTCCGAGTtctttttattgaaagttttaattatttgatacaaatttgaaaacaatattctaacttagtttaaatttttgaatgtcATGCTAGAATATAGAAGTTTCTTAGTGGGTGTGGAATTTTGTTTAGGCTGTGCCTGTAGATTGTGAAGTTTTCCAAGGTAGTGCAACAATTACAATTGAACACTTGACTGGGGAAGTCAAACCCTTAGAGGCTAAGGTTGGGGACAGGATTCCTGGTGGTGCAACGAATCTGGATGGTAGAATGATTGTGAAGGTACGATCTTCAGTTTGCAGGCATTTGAACTTTGCAGCAGGAgatattgaaaaattgaaattttctgtTCTTGATCTTCAAACCTCCTCTGAAATTTCTGACAGAATAAATAGCCAAAAAGCTTTCAAAAtgtgtattattttttcttttgcttttttttttctcagtgCCACATGATTATACAATTTCTTTTGTCTTAATAATACAAGTTGCCATCCAAATTTGCATCAGGCAACAAAGACCTGGAAATATTCCACACTTAATAGAATTGTGCAGTTGACTGAAGAAGCACAATTGAATAAGCCAAAGCTTCAAAGGTGGCTAGATGAATTTGGTGAACAATACAGCAAGGTGGTGGTTATTTTATCAGTTGCTATTGCATTGATAGGACCATTTCTTTTTAAGTGGCCATTAATTGGTACACCAGGTAATTTGGAGAAAGACCTTTCTATTCATGTGCTTAGGTTTCATATTTCCTATCTAGTTAAAATTTCATGGAGATGTTACTAGTCAAATTTCAATGAGCTTTTGTACTAATTTGTGTTAGAAATCTTGGGCCCTTTAAACTTGGAGTGTCAATAAGCTTTAACATGTTTTGGGtttcaattgttaaaatgacttaAGCCTATCTAACTTGGATACCCATTActttttataccattttatttttgtttttcctatGAATGGGGGACTTACATATTCCAACACCCCCCCTCATGTGTAACCAGACTACCAATTGACACTTGGGACCCATCCAAACTTGGGTCTGACTTTTCTTGGCTAACTCATGGGTCCACCTAGGTTTTAACCTCTTCTTCAATTGTGAATGGACTACCATTTGACACTTGCTATACATGGGGTGACCCAtctaaacttaagtttgattctTCTTGGTTCAATCTAAAAGAGGGTTTAGTATTTCTTGGTTAACTCATGGGTCCACCTGGGTTTCAACCGAATGATCTAGCTTTTTTTCAGCTCAGCCCACCATTCTCAAATAAAGTCTTGGATCAAaaggctctaataccatattAGAAATCTTAGGTCCTTTAAAGTTGGATTGTAGATCAACATCTTTAGTAACTATGGGTTTTAACATGTTTTGGGttccaattgttaaaatgacttaTGCCTATCTAACTTGGATGCCCATTATATTAccctttcatatttatttttcttcccaaTGTAGGACTTATATATTCCAACAATGTGTCTCTCTTACCGTTTGATGCTTTAGCATAATATCTCACAGCGTCTCCCTCATCAATTTCTTTATGATGTTGCTACCCATGTGTGATTTTCAGATGTTCTTCAATCTTATTTGATGCTTGGTTAATTGTGTAGCATGCAGAGGATCAATATATAGAGCATTGGGCCTTATGGTGGCAGCATCACCATGTGCCTTGGCTGTAGCTCCATTGGCATATGCTACTGCTATTAGCTCCTGTGCTAGAAAGGTAGCAATCAACTAACTACAGCAATTTAAGTACTTATGTGATGGTGTGGTCATCTTATTTGCTTATAATGTCTTTTGCTAAACACATTTCTTCCAATGTCAAGTATTAGGAAAGTTGTAGGTTATCCTTTATTCAATCAGTTATTCCTCCTTTTCATGTGTTTCATTAGcatcaatcaaaataaaaagaagaaactaaTTTACAGATCTTTCAGGTTTACTATATAAAATATGGTTGACTTATAAGATGGTTACAGCATGAAAATTGGAAAATATTACAGAGAGAATTAATCAATAGTTAACAGTGGGACAAAAATAAACGTGGAAGTGAAATATTCCGGATTATCTGAATAGGTTTTggcataatttttatttcttctgtGGTCTTTTTTCACAGGGGATTTTGCTTAAAGGTGGACAAGTACTAGATGCTCTAGCTTCTTGCCACACAATTGCATTTGATAAAACTGGGACACTTACAACTGGGGGACTTATCTTCAAAGCAATTGAACCAATTTATGGGCACTTTGACAGGAAAGAGAAGACAGATTTCTCTTCCTGTTGCATTCCCAGTTGTGAAACTGAAGCTCTAGCTGTAGCAGCTGCTATGGAAAAGGGCACTACTCACCCTATTGGAAGGTAGTTTGTCAAACAGATGTTTTCCTATATTTAGTTTTATCTCTGTATTATTCCTGTGATACGGTTTGAATGGTAAGTCACTGTAATATTTACTTTTTGCACTGCATGATGACCTGGCCAAAAGTATTTAGCTTTACATGATCTTCCATTCAATGCTACTTGTGAAACTGTGGGACAATATGTACTGATTGTGTGTACAATCTGTCATACCAATTCCTTTCTCTTGTGGGCATGTCTCCTAAGACCTTGCTCAACTATCCTTGTCCCTTATTATGTATATTGTTGCAATATTTTTACTCAGAAATGGCTTGTAAAGGTGGTGATTATTACAAATCAGATTACTAATGCTAGAACTGCAGCATTACGCAATGGTTATTGCTCTTCTTACACCCATTTAACACAGAAGTGTTAACGTGCTGGTGAACTTCTTGCCATACATTTCgccaatttttcatttattgtgcTGAAGTTCCTTATCATCTATATTGCATTAACTCATCCTTGTTTTCATAATTTGACCCTCTTTGCAGTTGAATTACTGAAGATTGTGATTTGTCTATATGAATCCTCTTCACATgtctatttttcatattttagtatGGATTTTAAACTTTATGTATATTTGATAACAAGAAACTGATTGATATCAATTTAATGTGAATTGATTGTCTATGACATAAACTTTTAGTTGATTTTCATCCTTTATGAGTGACCAATGCGTACTTGCTGATATTTTGTGGTAGAGATAGATCGAGTTGTGTGGATCAAATCTTTGTAATCTTGTGTTTTCCATATTACTGCAGAACTTACTGAGTTTTTATCCATGTTGAATAAGAACACCTATCTTCCtttcaatcataattttatgtttCCAGGCTCATCTTTCATGTGaatttattgatcaattatttatttatttcatccaGAGCTGTGGTAGAACATAGTATAGGAAAAGACCTTCCTTCTGTTTCCATTGAAAGTTTCGAGTACTTTCCTGGTAAAGGTCTTACAGCAACTGTTAATGGCATTGAGGTACTTTTTCTAATCTCATCATATATTCTGATGGTACCTTATCTATTTTTCTTGATTTGCAAAGAATATCCTATTAACATATTGCATAACAATGCTTGACAACTTATTTGAAACTTTTctattagtataattttattgtcccACGGATCATGCTGTTTTTCTTCATTGGCTAAATTTGGACTTAAAAAGACACAAggagaatttatttctattattcATCTAGGAAAACTGAAACTCACGTTTTCATGTAATATTCTCCTTTCTTGAACTGGTTTGGAGGCAATATTATTTATGGTTAATAACTTATGGAAGATCctattttagtaaataattttatcttctgTGCCCCTtcttaatatgataatttttttcctaattatTTTGTGCTCAGGTCTATTTTAGCACAGTTGTTACCTATTTACAAGATCCTAGTCATTTTGAATCCTCTGGAAGTGTGATATCATGACATTTTGAACTTTGTTTCTAACATATGGTATGGGCAAATTGTTATCTTGGACAATATGTTAAGACTTCTGCTTGTAAACGAATTAATGATATTAGATTATTGCCTTACATAGGGGATGGGTGTTGTAattattatcttgtttaatatattataataacgCTTTGACAGAGTAGCAGAAGAATaacagataataaaaaataaaaaatatagagaggaaattagataaatcaaagatgaaaagagacaaaaataaaagaaaaattagatttcATGAAACCAATCTTTGTTATGAATCATCATCTATAATCTTTCTTTGTAGGCATAAGAAACCAATTAGtaaccaaaatataaatattaaatctagAAATAAAAGTTCTACTTTTGACTGAGACACTGTGTCCTGACAGCCCTTTGCATCTGCTTTGAGAAACAAATCTTGCAAAGAAAAAACTTTCTAAAATTTAACTGTTTGTTATTGAGTTGCCACATTCATTGTCAATTAACTTCTCAAGAAAGTGTATGACAACCATgcatttttatgaaattattgttaAGTTGTCTTGGTTGGACAATAATATGATTTTACGATTTTTTGTACTTGTAGTCAGGAACTGGAGGGCATAAAATGTCAAAAGCATCTCTTGGTTCTGTAGAGTTTATCACTTCTCTCTGTAAATCTGAAGCAGAATCAAGAAAGATCAAGGAAGCTGTTGATGGTTCTTCTTATGGAAGCAATTTTGTCCATGCTGCTCTCTCTGTTAATAAAAAGGTGTGGTTTATGGTTATGATAATCTATCTGTTGACTTAATTTTGAACTGCAAATCTGAAAGTCAAATCAAGAAAGACCATGGAGACAATGTAGCTTCCTGCATATTTGTGGTGTTTTGTTGGCTTTCACTAGATTTATGCTTTACAAGGGCTATCATTGGCTAATACCGTTGAGAATTTTCTAGccttatttaaaagaaaaattgaagtatTTTTTAAGCTTTATGATTTGCTATTTTATACAACTATATTGCCCCCTAGATTCTTTGTTTACTTTTCCTTATAAACACCTCATTTCTCATTCTATGGGTCAATGGTAATCTATTTTGTGAATCACTTTTAATccagaataaaaattttgtttgccATCTGTATGTGTAGGTAACGTTGATTCACTTTGAGGATAAGCCTCGCCCAGGACTTTCAGATGTTATAGGGGAGTTAAAAGATCAAGCAAGATTACGCATCATGATGTTAACTGGTGACCACGCATCCAGTGCATGGAGAGTTGCAAATTCTGTTGGCATCAATGAAGTTTACTGTAGCCTGAAGCCTGAGGATAAGCTCAATCATGTCAAGAGTATCTCCAGGGATATGGGTGAGCTCCACTTATAACagcagatttttttttcaaaaaacaaatgttttggCTTATTTATGTTAACTCATAGCATGTGATTTACTTGAAAATTTCTGTACAAGATTACCTAGTAACACTTTTGCCCTAAAAGTTCGTTAATGAATATTCATTATgcaaaatcatattattttttttagttatatttcAAACCATCAGAAACACTGGAAAAGAGCACCCTACTTGTTCATGAAAAACCATATATGTACATGTGCACACTCATATAATTGATTACTTGTATATTTGTTGTGCCTTCAATTGCCTATTCTTTGTCccatttatttttagaaaactGCGTTCTCTTGTTTTGACCTCGTACACGTAATAccatttttcaattgttatttgTAATTTGTGGAGTGTAGGGGCAGGTTTCATAATGTTATGTTCTGGAACTCATGGTTTGCTGAACAGATTGttgtatttttcaattattttaacaGGCGGAGGTTTGATCATGGTTGGTGAAGGCATTAATGATGCACCAGCACTTGCTGCCGCAACTGTTGGAATTGTGCTTGCTCAACGTGCAAGTGCAACAGCTATAGCTGTTGCAGATGTCGTGCTGCTGCGGGATAATATCTCTGGCATTCCATTCTGTATTGCAAAGTCTCGGCAAACAAATTCGGTGGTACTTTCTAGTGTCCTTCCTATCATCATTAGTCATTTCAgctatttatgatatttattctTTGAGTACTTTGTACTTGCAGGTCAAGCAGAGTGTTGCCCTCGCTTTATCTTGTATAGTTTTAGCCTCTCTTCCATCTGTTTTGGGCTTTCTGCCCCTGTGGTTGACGGTatgatttaagtttaattatctGCTTTACAGAGCTTGTGGCGCGCATTAGTAATGGCTTTTGGCTaattttatagaaataaaaacatGCTATTTTACTTCTGATTTTCCTTAAGACAAAACACCAAACTAGTCAAAATTTCtggaaagagataattgagttAGATTGTGATACCCTTAAGCGAATTTTAGATTGGCAAAACACAAAAGTGATATTAGATATGTATGTGTATCCCAcattattttagaatattaaaatgtGACTGGTTAAACAATTTGTAAGTTTCTTAAACTGTCAAGAGATGTTTTAGAttataaagatgaaaacaaatcTATAATAAGTTGTGcttaaagtggacaatatcttgataacAGTCGAAACTATTGAACTACGGATGTTACATAGACACTCagaattaaacttaattatctgCTGAAAAGAACTTGTTGCGTCATTTTTAATGGCAATGGCTAATTTTGTGGAAATAAAAATCATGCtagtttacttttttattttcatttagacAAAAACACCAAATCTTTCTGTGACAAATCCTTGCTTCTGATGAAACTAGTCAAATATTTCTGGAAAGATATAATTGAGGTAGACAGGATTTAAATTAGTCAAGATCTGCTGTACAGAACTTGTTGCATACATTTGTATTGGcttttgcctaatttttaagaaataaacgACATGCTATTTTACTTTTGATTTTCATTTAGACAAATACACCAAGGCTCTTAATGGGCAGATCCTTGCTTCTGAAACGAGTCAAAATTTTCTGGAAAGAGATTATTGATTAGTTTTGACTAATTTGCACTGGTAAACAATTGCATCTTTGTGagctttttttctatttaacatTTGCATTTAGTATATATATGCAACACAACCAATGCGAATGTCGAAATTTGAACATCTCACCTCCATATTCATAGATTACAGCATGCCATTGTTGTTCCATTCGAATTTTGTTGTAACCGAAGCTAATGGTTTCCTGACTGCCAACT from Mangifera indica cultivar Alphonso chromosome 16, CATAS_Mindica_2.1, whole genome shotgun sequence includes the following:
- the LOC123199138 gene encoding probable cadmium/zinc-transporting ATPase HMA1, chloroplastic isoform X1 yields the protein METTVLHSTFRLTTFPSLTHSTRFKRLNSLRFKPFPLSFSLRHRPLTCFAEAHNHRQHQLHHHDHHHDHDHHHDDNCAELSGPQKAVIKFAKATRWLDLANFLREHLHLCCSATALFLAAAACPCLLPKPAVKPVQNAFIFLAFPLVGVSASLDAITVIAGGKVNIHVLMALAAFASIFMGSSLEGGLLLAMFNLAHIAEEIFTSRSMVDVKELKENYPDSALVLNVNDENVPDISDLAYRSIPVHDVEVGSYILVGAGEAVPVDCEVFQGSATITIEHLTGEVKPLEAKVGDRIPGGATNLDGRMIVKATKTWKYSTLNRIVQLTEEAQLNKPKLQRWLDEFGEQYSKVVVILSVAIALIGPFLFKWPLIGTPACRGSIYRALGLMVAASPCALAVAPLAYATAISSCARKGILLKGGQVLDALASCHTIAFDKTGTLTTGGLIFKAIEPIYGHFDRKEKTDFSSCCIPSCETEALAVAAAMEKGTTHPIGRAVVEHSIGKDLPSVSIESFEYFPGKGLTATVNGIESGTGGHKMSKASLGSVEFITSLCKSEAESRKIKEAVDGSSYGSNFVHAALSVNKKVTLIHFEDKPRPGLSDVIGELKDQARLRIMMLTGDHASSAWRVANSVGINEVYCSLKPEDKLNHVKSISRDMGGGLIMVGEGINDAPALAAATVGIVLAQRASATAIAVADVVLLRDNISGIPFCIAKSRQTNSVVKQSVALALSCIVLASLPSVLGFLPLWLTVLLHEGGTLLVCLNSIRALKDPSWSWRQDICNLLNELKKSRRFLLRKLNTTSNTIQAAPL
- the LOC123199138 gene encoding probable cadmium/zinc-transporting ATPase HMA1, chloroplastic isoform X2, encoding METTVLHSTFRLTTFPSLTHSTRFKRLNSLRFKPFPLSFSLRHRPLTCFAEAHNHRQHQLHHHDHHHDHDHHHDDNCAELSGPQKAVIKFAKATRWLDLANFLREHLHLCCSATALFLAAAACPCLLPKPAVKPVQNAFIFLAFPLVGVSASLDAITVIAGGKVNIHVLMALAAFASIFMGSSLEGGLLLAMFNLAHIAEEIFTSRSMVDVKELKENYPDSALVLNVNDENVPDISDLAYRSIPVHDVEVGSYILVGAGEATKTWKYSTLNRIVQLTEEAQLNKPKLQRWLDEFGEQYSKVVVILSVAIALIGPFLFKWPLIGTPACRGSIYRALGLMVAASPCALAVAPLAYATAISSCARKGILLKGGQVLDALASCHTIAFDKTGTLTTGGLIFKAIEPIYGHFDRKEKTDFSSCCIPSCETEALAVAAAMEKGTTHPIGRAVVEHSIGKDLPSVSIESFEYFPGKGLTATVNGIESGTGGHKMSKASLGSVEFITSLCKSEAESRKIKEAVDGSSYGSNFVHAALSVNKKVTLIHFEDKPRPGLSDVIGELKDQARLRIMMLTGDHASSAWRVANSVGINEVYCSLKPEDKLNHVKSISRDMGGGLIMVGEGINDAPALAAATVGIVLAQRASATAIAVADVVLLRDNISGIPFCIAKSRQTNSVVKQSVALALSCIVLASLPSVLGFLPLWLTVLLHEGGTLLVCLNSIRALKDPSWSWRQDICNLLNELKKSRRFLLRKLNTTSNTIQAAPL